The Verrucomicrobiota bacterium genome window below encodes:
- a CDS encoding DUF1987 domain-containing protein, whose amino-acid sequence MNRLNLEPTRSTPAVHFDPGTHLLELKGESYPENAAKFYSPIFDWLDQYLAVVTQAPLVLNVEMIYFNSSSSMILLKMFDRLDQVATAGRPVTINWRFASENDVAKECGEEFQAEVTAVRFNLVPLTKGVA is encoded by the coding sequence ATGAACCGGTTGAACCTTGAACCCACCCGGTCCACGCCCGCAGTCCACTTTGACCCGGGAACCCACTTGCTGGAACTCAAAGGCGAGTCCTATCCGGAAAATGCCGCCAAATTCTACAGCCCGATTTTCGATTGGCTGGACCAGTATCTGGCCGTAGTCACGCAGGCACCGTTGGTGCTGAACGTGGAAATGATCTACTTTAACAGCAGTTCCTCCATGATCCTCTTGAAAATGTTTGACCGGCTGGACCAAGTTGCGACGGCGGGCCGCCCCGTCACCATCAATTGGCGCTTTGCGTCCGAAAATGACGTGGCCAAGGAATGCGGGGAGGAGTTTCAGGCGGAGGTGACAGCGGTGCGTTTCAACCTGGTTCCCTTGACGAAAGGCGTGGCATGA
- a CDS encoding SiaB family protein kinase, protein MLNELYGLHTRLQQEGIMFAFSGPVSQRVIEGIGETLKQKMELEDAGMTTVQRVFSVFVEQMQNVVNYSAHQLTPPDNVDGELRVGTLIVGSEAGHFYVLCGNLIQREKMDAIREQLEQLHSLNREELKALYRERRKAADLPGRKGAGLGFIDMARKASRPMEHAFSDVDDTHVFFSIKAVIEGEPSA, encoded by the coding sequence ATGTTGAATGAACTCTATGGTTTGCACACCAGGTTGCAACAGGAGGGCATCATGTTTGCCTTCAGCGGCCCGGTTTCGCAACGGGTCATCGAAGGCATCGGTGAAACCCTGAAACAGAAAATGGAACTGGAAGACGCCGGCATGACCACCGTGCAGCGCGTCTTCAGCGTGTTTGTCGAGCAGATGCAGAATGTCGTGAATTATTCCGCCCACCAGCTCACGCCGCCCGATAATGTGGATGGCGAGTTGCGAGTTGGCACGCTCATCGTGGGCAGTGAAGCCGGGCATTTTTATGTGCTTTGCGGCAACCTGATCCAGCGGGAGAAAATGGACGCCATCCGGGAACAACTGGAGCAACTCCACTCCTTGAATCGCGAGGAGCTGAAGGCCCTCTACCGCGAGCGCCGCAAAGCGGCGGACCTCCCTGGGCGCAAAGGCGCGGGACTGGGCTTCATTGACATGGCCCGCAAAGCCAGCCGCCCGATGGAGCATGCATTTAGCGACGTGGATGACACCCATGTCTTTTTTTCAATTAAAGCCGTCATTGAAGGAGAACCATCCGCATGA